One genomic region from Amaranthus tricolor cultivar Red isolate AtriRed21 chromosome 12, ASM2621246v1, whole genome shotgun sequence encodes:
- the LOC130828252 gene encoding uncharacterized protein At2g34160-like — MASVAMGLPVPTSPTKKNRIQVSNTKKPLFFYVNLAKRYIQQHNEVELSALGMAITTVVTIAEILKNNGFAFQKKVCTSTIGMKDENKGRMVQKAKIEIVLEKTEKFDSLMSPTYKHSNDKSIENGKTTNTTQAPCIEKKEEGK; from the exons ATGGCGTCGGTAGCAATGGGTCTTCCTGTTCCTACTTCACCTACAAAGAAGAATAGAATTCAAGTATCTAACACCAAAAAGCCTCTCTTTTTCTACGTGAATCTTGCTAAG AGGTACATTCAACAACATAATGAGGTCGAACTTTCTGCATTGGGCATGG CAATTACAACAGTTGTCACCATTGCTGAGATTTTGAAGAATAATGGATTTGCTTTTCAAAAGA AAGTTTGCACGTCTACCATTGGCATGAAAGATGAAAACAAAGGTCGAATGGTTCAAAAAGCCAAG ATTGAAATTGTGTTAGAGAAGACAGAAAAATTTGACTCATTAATGTCTCCAACCTATAAGCATAGCAATGACAAAAGCATTGAAAATGGTAAGACTACCAACACAACTCAAGCTCCTTGCATAGAAAAAAAGGAAGAAGGAAAATAA